The Brachyspira hyodysenteriae ATCC 27164 genome includes a window with the following:
- a CDS encoding chemotaxis protein CheX — translation MATTPIKFMDVRFINPFIVSLVSIFKEMAGLTMEKGTLVKGQGRKLFSGYGVAIGIVGDVNGQVLYEFPENFSQLLTENLTDKKRGEYDSEDDFEDMMRSVINEMGNTISGLAITKLAEEGISCDITPPILYFGKEIQIIPKNLQTIIIPFQSSLGFVSVNIAMDA, via the coding sequence ATGGCTACAACACCTATAAAATTTATGGACGTTAGGTTCATCAATCCATTTATCGTATCTTTGGTATCAATATTTAAAGAGATGGCTGGTCTTACAATGGAAAAAGGTACTTTAGTTAAGGGACAAGGCCGTAAACTTTTCTCCGGATATGGTGTTGCTATAGGAATTGTCGGCGATGTTAATGGTCAGGTACTTTACGAATTTCCTGAAAATTTTTCTCAGCTTCTTACTGAAAATCTTACAGATAAAAAACGCGGAGAATATGATTCTGAAGATGATTTTGAAGATATGATGAGAAGTGTTATAAACGAAATGGGAAACACTATAAGCGGTCTTGCTATAACTAAATTAGCTGAAGAAGGTATTAGCTGCGATATCACTCCTCCTATACTTTACTTTGGAAAAGAAATACAAATTATACCTAAAAACTTACAAACTATAATTATTCCTTTCCAATCTTCACTTGGATTTGTCAGCGTTAATATTGCTATGGATGCATAA
- a CDS encoding peptidoglycan recognition protein family protein, translating into MIKNIIYISIIISLLLSCTNTVNSNISQTNDIAIKPNISDKYKITPNALRLKLLSEYTETHYGSKLIYLDNPQIIVVHSTETPNLSIAVNIFKNDVLIGRPDIEAGGEVNVGTHFLVDFDGTIYANTPIEYIARHTVGFNYTSISIENIGYADKLTKEQLEANVQLIKYIKSKYKSIKYIIAHYEYKDKTLPHYSLYKELNTKYINPGKRDPGTNFMQELRKRI; encoded by the coding sequence ATGATAAAAAACATTATTTATATATCAATTATAATATCTTTATTATTATCATGTACTAATACTGTAAACAGCAATATTTCACAAACCAATGATATAGCAATAAAGCCTAATATAAGCGATAAATACAAAATCACTCCAAATGCTCTAAGATTAAAACTATTATCCGAATATACAGAAACTCATTATGGAAGTAAACTAATATATTTAGATAATCCTCAAATAATAGTTGTTCATTCTACAGAAACACCAAATCTTAGTATAGCTGTAAACATATTTAAAAATGACGTTTTAATAGGAAGGCCTGATATAGAAGCAGGAGGAGAAGTAAATGTTGGAACTCATTTCTTAGTAGATTTTGATGGAACTATATATGCAAATACTCCTATTGAATATATAGCCAGACATACGGTAGGTTTTAATTATACATCTATAAGTATAGAAAATATAGGGTATGCTGATAAATTAACAAAAGAACAACTTGAAGCAAATGTACAATTAATAAAATATATAAAAAGTAAATATAAAAGCATAAAATATATAATAGCACACTATGAATATAAAGATAAAACCTTGCCGCATTATTCGCTGTATAAAGAATTAAATACTAAATATATAAATCCAGGAAAAAGGGATCCTGGAACTAATTTTATGCAGGAATTAAGAAAAAGAATTTAA
- a CDS encoding hemolysin family protein, which yields MEILLVYLFEIFIIIILIMLSALFSGSETAYTSIDDVTLMRLVREKKIKEEDKKYWEKSSSMIPTLLVGNNIVNISASSIITVFAVRLADILPHVSTNVMVTISTATITILIIIFGEILPKVLMRVNAEKMMPYLLYFMKFCHFIFKPITFLMDKVTTFIMNYFVPKRLRDAEKRSALSSMEDITTIIHLGHKEGIIKEYTHEMLTGVIDFRNKTVEEIMTPRVDMVCIEAETDVNEIIKLTVESGLSRFPVYEETVDHIIGIFHTRALFKEYVKGGGKMNKVKKKAIDYIMLPYFVPETKTISSLFSDMQKKKLQMVITIDEYGGTAGLVTMEDIIEEIMGDIEDESDKKEADVIRFKGKRIIINGNASIEDVNKTLKLELEHEEYQTIAGYVIDMLDHIPETNERFILKGYRVRIMKVEDRRIVEMEFTPIKFARTNESDNIDIQETSDSEKNDLEILNE from the coding sequence ATGGAAATACTACTAGTTTATTTATTTGAAATATTTATAATTATTATTCTTATTATGCTCTCTGCTTTATTTTCTGGAAGTGAGACTGCATATACATCTATTGATGATGTTACTTTAATGCGTTTGGTCAGAGAGAAAAAAATCAAAGAAGAAGATAAAAAATATTGGGAAAAGTCAAGTTCTATGATACCTACCCTACTTGTTGGTAATAACATAGTTAATATATCAGCAAGTTCCATTATAACTGTATTTGCTGTAAGGCTTGCTGACATTCTGCCGCATGTATCAACAAATGTGATGGTTACAATATCAACTGCCACAATAACAATACTTATTATTATATTCGGAGAAATACTTCCTAAAGTCTTAATGAGAGTTAATGCTGAAAAAATGATGCCTTATCTTCTATATTTTATGAAGTTTTGTCATTTTATATTCAAGCCTATAACTTTCTTAATGGATAAAGTAACTACTTTTATAATGAATTATTTTGTACCTAAAAGATTAAGAGATGCTGAAAAAAGAAGTGCTTTATCAAGTATGGAAGATATCACTACTATAATACATTTGGGGCATAAAGAAGGAATAATAAAAGAATATACACATGAAATGCTTACAGGAGTAATAGATTTTAGAAATAAAACTGTAGAAGAGATAATGACGCCCCGTGTTGATATGGTATGTATTGAAGCTGAAACAGATGTAAATGAAATAATAAAACTTACTGTAGAATCAGGACTTTCAAGATTTCCTGTTTATGAGGAAACAGTAGATCATATAATAGGTATATTCCATACAAGAGCTTTATTTAAAGAATATGTTAAAGGCGGCGGAAAGATGAACAAAGTAAAAAAGAAAGCAATAGATTATATAATGCTTCCCTACTTTGTACCTGAAACTAAAACTATAAGCAGCTTATTTAGTGATATGCAAAAGAAAAAACTTCAGATGGTAATTACTATTGATGAATACGGCGGAACTGCCGGACTTGTTACTATGGAAGATATAATAGAAGAGATAATGGGTGATATAGAAGATGAAAGTGATAAAAAAGAAGCTGATGTAATAAGATTTAAGGGAAAAAGAATTATAATAAATGGAAATGCTTCTATAGAAGATGTCAACAAAACTTTAAAATTAGAATTAGAGCATGAAGAATATCAAACTATAGCAGGATATGTTATTGATATGCTTGATCATATACCTGAAACAAATGAGAGATTCATATTAAAAGGATATAGGGTAAGAATAATGAAAGTTGAAGACAGAAGAATAGTTGAAATGGAATTTACTCCTATAAAATTTGCAAGAACAAATGAAAGTGATAATATTGATATACAAGAGACATCTGATTCAGAAAAAAATGATTTAGAAATTTTAAATGAATAA
- a CDS encoding CapA family protein: protein MIKKIIVALSLILLYSCADNKQEEEKKPQPPQSIKLVFTGDIMTHPTIVEAFQSNDVLIDLKDYFQGDIVFANLEFVVNTNKPPMPYPEFNGSLDYLQYFFNYFNTFSIANNHAYDQGAQAEAETVAELHRNNKLTLGGSTNSPSIAPIITNINNVPLFISAYTMLDNGLSHKTNKNDHFYFMNFFPKQEDLVEKVKSDLALATNNEIKIISLHFGLEYTTAPEEKTKETARALIENGVDIIVGHHPHVPRPVEIYEGTNHSGIIIYSLGNFIANHKGRYPHLDIGTVVSLEINENKEINFSYLPTYYAFFRKNGFEVIMKPIKEDPNINMPTLASNYVYNTYDTNAIKKGYELIHDFYSPLTNESVKTMFADNITNNSIVSNNSLAHN from the coding sequence ATGATAAAAAAAATAATCGTTGCTTTATCTTTAATACTATTATATTCATGTGCTGATAACAAGCAGGAAGAAGAAAAAAAGCCTCAACCTCCTCAAAGTATCAAATTAGTATTTACAGGTGATATAATGACGCATCCTACTATTGTAGAGGCATTTCAAAGCAATGATGTTTTAATAGATTTGAAAGATTATTTTCAAGGTGATATTGTATTTGCAAATTTAGAATTTGTTGTTAATACAAATAAACCTCCTATGCCTTATCCTGAATTTAATGGTTCATTAGATTATTTACAGTATTTCTTTAATTACTTCAATACTTTTTCAATAGCCAATAACCATGCTTATGATCAGGGAGCTCAGGCAGAAGCTGAAACTGTAGCTGAACTACATAGAAACAATAAATTAACTTTAGGAGGATCAACTAATTCTCCAAGCATAGCACCTATCATAACAAATATTAATAATGTACCTCTTTTTATATCAGCATATACTATGCTTGATAATGGACTAAGTCATAAAACAAATAAAAATGATCATTTCTATTTTATGAATTTCTTTCCTAAACAGGAAGATCTAGTAGAAAAAGTAAAATCTGATTTAGCACTTGCTACAAACAATGAAATAAAAATAATATCTCTTCATTTCGGATTGGAATATACAACTGCTCCTGAAGAAAAAACAAAAGAAACTGCAAGAGCTTTGATAGAAAATGGAGTTGACATAATAGTAGGGCATCATCCTCATGTACCAAGACCTGTAGAAATTTATGAAGGAACTAATCATAGCGGTATAATAATATATTCATTAGGAAACTTCATTGCAAATCATAAAGGAAGATATCCTCATCTTGATATAGGTACAGTTGTATCATTAGAGATAAATGAAAACAAAGAGATTAATTTTTCTTATCTACCAACTTATTATGCCTTCTTTAGGAAAAATGGTTTTGAAGTAATAATGAAGCCTATAAAAGAAGATCCCAATATTAATATGCCTACTCTAGCAAGCAATTATGTATATAACACTTATGATACTAATGCTATAAAAAAAGGTTATGAACTTATACATGATTTTTATTCGCCTCTTACAAATGAGAGTGTAAAAACTATGTTTGCTGATAACATAACTAATAACAGCATTGTATCTAATAATAGTTTAGCGCATAATTAA
- a CDS encoding NADAR family protein has product MQNIMPPIWFVNSSSYNKVFINYFNKLSNDDKEEYKKLFEEPIIFKGFYGNNSINKDIFSNNKEQKYSLEKLRKDFNSGKKIDFLFFYGHTNDKKEVTKSSLSQWYIKDFRDNDLVFNCMEKYMMYNKALLFDDKDIANEILNNNQPKAIKELGRKVKNFNDEIWDKMKYKIVFTGNYYKFSQNTDLRNFLISTKNKVLVEASPYDKVWGIKMKYDDENIENPFYWKGENLLGFALMEVRDEIKRVYKNYDLIDWSKFYNLIK; this is encoded by the coding sequence ATGCAAAATATAATGCCTCCCATATGGTTTGTAAACAGCAGTTCTTATAATAAAGTATTTATAAATTATTTTAATAAACTTTCAAATGATGACAAAGAAGAATATAAAAAACTTTTTGAAGAGCCTATAATATTTAAAGGCTTTTATGGTAATAACTCGATAAATAAAGATATCTTTTCAAATAATAAAGAACAGAAATATTCTTTAGAAAAACTTAGGAAAGATTTTAATTCCGGAAAGAAAATTGATTTCTTATTTTTCTATGGTCATACTAATGATAAAAAAGAAGTTACTAAATCATCATTAAGCCAATGGTATATTAAAGATTTTAGAGATAATGATTTGGTATTTAATTGTATGGAAAAATATATGATGTACAATAAGGCATTATTATTTGATGATAAAGATATTGCTAATGAAATTTTGAATAATAATCAGCCGAAAGCTATAAAAGAACTTGGAAGAAAAGTTAAAAATTTCAATGATGAAATATGGGATAAAATGAAATACAAAATAGTATTTACAGGCAATTATTATAAATTCTCACAAAACACTGATTTAAGAAATTTTTTAATAAGTACAAAAAACAAAGTATTAGTTGAAGCAAGTCCCTATGATAAAGTATGGGGAATAAAAATGAAATATGATGATGAGAATATAGAAAATCCTTTTTACTGGAAAGGAGAGAATTTATTAGGCTTTGCTTTAATGGAAGTAAGAGATGAAATAAAAAGAGTATATAAAAATTATGATTTGATAGATTGGAGTAAATTTTATAATTTAATTAAATAA
- a CDS encoding ankyrin repeat domain-containing protein produces the protein MKKLIFILFLFSLCLYSQTDNKTKAYERLREYVNEGNVKEAENILKKYNGDINNLDYEDFSLLSIAVMDNNIEMAELLLKYKADVNTVVSDGDTALILAVDNNNMEMVKLLLSYGANIDYQGFRGRTALFCALEYNRKENIEMVKLLIKNKADVNIAYDGDYENEETPLMYAIMKGYKETVKILIANKADINKRNRNNANALIYAYTYGHEDIADILLQNGSDSLDKSLKVCDLNQSTLLNLNVPLINAAHYSTNEVFLQKLIDSDAYKDYDYDTALREAASYNNINAVKVLIKNNADVNVQNKYGMTALMWACHSGNLEMTKMLLDAGADKSIKRGNYDALYYAREYGKNEEIIKLLTK, from the coding sequence ATGAAAAAGTTAATATTTATTTTATTTTTATTTAGTCTGTGCTTATACAGTCAAACTGATAATAAAACTAAAGCTTATGAAAGATTAAGAGAATATGTGAATGAAGGTAATGTTAAAGAAGCTGAGAATATTCTTAAGAAATATAATGGAGATATAAATAATCTTGATTATGAAGATTTTTCATTATTATCGATTGCAGTTATGGATAATAATATAGAAATGGCTGAGCTTCTTTTGAAATATAAGGCAGATGTTAATACTGTAGTAAGTGATGGCGATACTGCATTGATACTTGCAGTTGATAATAATAATATGGAAATGGTTAAACTACTTTTAAGTTATGGTGCTAATATTGATTATCAGGGCTTTAGAGGAAGGACAGCATTATTTTGTGCCTTAGAATATAATAGAAAAGAAAATATTGAAATGGTAAAACTATTAATAAAAAATAAAGCTGATGTTAATATAGCTTATGATGGAGATTATGAGAATGAAGAAACACCTTTAATGTATGCTATTATGAAAGGTTATAAAGAAACTGTAAAAATTTTGATTGCCAATAAAGCTGATATAAATAAAAGAAATAGAAATAATGCAAATGCTTTGATTTATGCTTATACATATGGACATGAGGATATAGCAGATATTTTACTTCAAAATGGTTCTGATTCTTTGGATAAAAGTTTGAAAGTTTGTGATCTTAATCAATCAACTTTGCTTAATCTTAATGTTCCATTGATAAATGCTGCACACTATTCTACTAATGAAGTTTTTTTACAAAAGCTGATTGATAGTGATGCATATAAAGATTATGATTATGATACTGCATTGAGAGAAGCCGCTTCTTATAATAATATTAATGCTGTAAAAGTGCTTATTAAAAATAATGCTGATGTTAATGTTCAAAATAAGTATGGTATGACCGCATTGATGTGGGCTTGTCATAGCGGAAATTTAGAAATGACAAAAATGCTTTTAGATGCTGGTGCTGATAAAAGTATAAAAAGAGGTAATTATGATGCATTGTATTATGCTAGAGAATACGGAAAAAATGAAGAAATAATAAAATTACTCACAAAATAG